From the genome of Leptospira licerasiae serovar Varillal str. VAR 010, one region includes:
- a CDS encoding alpha/beta fold hydrolase, whose protein sequence is MITLATSVFGIVLCKGEIIKTSVHGPTGKISYKDEGFGGMPVVFIHSFGGNVSHWEEIKESLVPNRRVVRIELRGHGDSEFPKDGDYRISSMAQDLATVVNLLGLQRFVLVGHSMGGSVALQYAGENPSRVAGLVLVDSNGDPKKIPESVRTQIKNALHSDSYVQTAESYWEQLLANSKPEVKERIMGELTRTPKDMVIKVTSELLDYDPNHSLKRYVGPKLAIVTPDNDDQFSLHRLHLGFPHKVISDAGHWLQMDQPEEFRNILETFLQKF, encoded by the coding sequence ATGATTACTCTAGCAACTTCCGTTTTTGGCATTGTTCTTTGTAAAGGTGAAATTATCAAAACTTCCGTCCATGGTCCTACTGGGAAAATCTCCTATAAAGACGAGGGATTCGGCGGAATGCCGGTGGTGTTTATCCATTCTTTTGGCGGGAATGTCTCTCATTGGGAAGAGATCAAGGAATCCCTTGTTCCGAACAGAAGAGTGGTCAGGATAGAACTCAGAGGTCATGGGGATTCCGAATTTCCTAAAGATGGAGATTATAGGATTTCTTCCATGGCGCAGGACCTTGCGACAGTAGTAAATCTTTTGGGACTACAAAGATTCGTTCTCGTCGGTCATAGCATGGGAGGAAGTGTAGCGCTACAATACGCAGGAGAAAATCCTAGTAGAGTCGCCGGGCTTGTACTCGTGGATTCTAACGGTGACCCAAAAAAAATACCTGAATCGGTTCGTACACAAATCAAGAATGCATTACATTCGGATTCGTATGTGCAAACCGCAGAATCCTATTGGGAACAATTATTGGCAAATTCCAAACCCGAAGTGAAAGAAAGAATTATGGGAGAATTAACGAGAACTCCGAAAGATATGGTGATCAAGGTCACCTCCGAGTTATTGGATTATGATCCAAACCATTCTTTAAAAAGATATGTGGGCCCAAAACTTGCGATAGTCACTCCGGATAACGACGATCAATTTTCGTTACATAGGCTACATTTAGGATTTCCTCACAAGGTGATTTCGGATGCCGGTCATTGGT
- a CDS encoding helix-turn-helix transcriptional regulator gives MRADRLLNILLHLQAKGRTTAKELSKKLEISERTVHRDMEALSSAGIPIYAERGIGGGWSLSEGYRTNLTGFKKEEVISLLLVHSSRVLEDLGKKKDFDSAFVKLMASLPPAYRKDAETARQRIHIDGLGWGRAIRELPLLPILQDAVWEEKKVKIIYEKEGGKPEPRIIEPYGLVAKDTIWYVVARRGKEMRVYRISRIKEASITTERFERPKKFDLSKYWEEWIKEFKSRVPKYLIKVKVTDATAEHIKSIPYMKCLSQKPMEKGFTEMVIDMETKEWALGSMLQYCDSVFVLEPLELQEAIRHKAKEILKIYE, from the coding sequence ATGAGAGCTGATAGGCTTCTAAATATTCTTCTCCACCTACAAGCCAAAGGAAGGACAACCGCAAAGGAGCTTTCCAAAAAATTAGAAATTTCGGAACGAACAGTTCATAGAGACATGGAAGCTCTCTCTTCTGCCGGAATTCCAATCTATGCAGAACGAGGGATCGGCGGAGGTTGGAGTTTAAGCGAGGGTTATAGGACAAACCTTACCGGCTTTAAAAAAGAAGAAGTGATCTCTTTATTATTAGTACATTCTTCTCGAGTCTTGGAGGATTTGGGAAAGAAGAAAGATTTTGATTCTGCTTTCGTAAAACTTATGGCGTCCCTACCTCCCGCGTATAGAAAAGATGCGGAAACTGCAAGACAAAGGATCCATATAGACGGTCTTGGCTGGGGTCGCGCAATCAGGGAACTTCCACTTCTTCCAATATTGCAAGATGCGGTTTGGGAAGAAAAAAAAGTAAAGATCATCTATGAGAAAGAAGGCGGAAAGCCTGAACCTCGAATAATAGAACCTTACGGTCTTGTCGCAAAGGACACGATATGGTATGTTGTTGCCAGACGTGGAAAAGAAATGAGGGTCTATCGGATCTCTCGTATCAAAGAGGCATCGATAACAACGGAGAGATTTGAAAGACCTAAAAAATTCGATCTGAGCAAATATTGGGAAGAATGGATCAAAGAATTCAAGTCTCGAGTTCCCAAATACCTGATCAAAGTAAAGGTCACGGATGCCACCGCGGAACATATCAAAAGTATTCCCTATATGAAATGTCTGAGCCAAAAACCGATGGAAAAAGGTTTTACGGAAATGGTTATCGATATGGAAACCAAAGAATGGGCGTTAGGCAGTATGCTACAGTATTGCGACTCCGTTTTTGTTTTAGAACCTTTGGAATTGCAGGAAGCAATTCGACATAAGGCCAAAGAAATCCTAAAAATTTACGAATAA
- a CDS encoding GGDEF domain-containing protein has protein sequence MSSSLKNYWIRNLHFLENQEDAILISDNKGKLLDSNVQAKELGLVPEKNDIKHSAWYAELSKADSKDHFHLTLHLSSGKKRFICRTIPILIDEKEPAKAFYFRDITEKTFTEAKAKRFESLFRRRESRIKELEIRDKLTGLFNREYTIESFQAELYRAERSGSSIGVVYLHIDGLKEINETFGNSGGDLLLKEMGRIILENSRKSDISSRIGGEKFLLLLPGAHKNIVLERAEKIKRLFSESCSNGSWGEINITVSLGVAMYPEDGSTYDVLLQKVQAGN, from the coding sequence ATGTCTTCATCTCTTAAAAACTACTGGATACGAAACCTCCACTTTCTGGAAAACCAGGAAGATGCGATACTCATCTCAGACAATAAGGGAAAACTTTTGGATTCCAATGTTCAGGCGAAAGAGCTTGGACTCGTGCCCGAAAAGAATGATATAAAACATTCCGCTTGGTATGCAGAACTTTCAAAAGCAGATTCGAAAGATCATTTTCATCTGACCTTGCATCTTTCTTCCGGTAAAAAAAGATTTATATGCAGGACTATTCCTATCCTGATAGATGAGAAAGAGCCCGCAAAGGCCTTCTATTTTAGGGATATCACTGAAAAAACTTTTACGGAAGCGAAGGCAAAAAGATTCGAGTCCCTCTTTAGAAGAAGAGAAAGTAGAATCAAAGAATTAGAAATTCGTGATAAACTTACGGGCCTTTTCAATCGAGAATATACGATCGAATCCTTCCAAGCGGAACTTTATAGAGCTGAAAGGAGTGGCTCCTCCATAGGAGTGGTCTATTTACATATCGATGGATTGAAAGAGATCAACGAAACATTCGGTAACAGCGGAGGGGACCTTCTTCTGAAAGAAATGGGCCGGATAATTTTAGAAAATTCCAGAAAGAGCGATATCTCTTCCAGGATTGGAGGAGAAAAATTCTTACTTCTTCTTCCTGGAGCACACAAGAATATAGTTTTGGAAAGAGCGGAGAAGATCAAAAGATTATTTTCAGAATCTTGCTCCAACGGTTCTTGGGGAGAAATAAACATCACCGTGTCCTTAGGAGTAGCAATGTATCCTGAAGACGGTTCCACATATGATGTTCTTTTACAAAAAGTCCAGGCAGGAAATTAA